The DNA sequence CCGTGTCCGGGGGTCCCGGCTGCCCGTCCCGCAAGAGCGGCGCCTTCTGCGTGTGCCCCCTGTGCGTCACCTCGCACCTGCACGCCGCGCGGGCTCCCACGGGCGCTGGGGGTTCCGGGGGCGCAGGCCCTGGAAGCGGGGGCCCGGCGGGAGGCGGCGCGCCCGGGGGCGCGGGGACCCTGCCCCTGCTCAAGGCTCCGTTCCCTTCGGGTCCCGGGGACGCTCCTCTCTGCGCGCGGGTGAGCCACGCGCACCATCACCACCCCCCGCCGCCGCAcctccaccatcaccatcaccaccacgcACCCCAGCAGCCCggctcggcggcggcggcggcggcggcggcagcggcccTGGGTCACCCGCAGCATCACGCACCTGTCTGCGCCGCCACCGCTTACAACGTGGCCGATCCACGGAGATTCCACTGCCTCTCCATGGGTAGGGCGCTTCTCCGGGCACCGGCGCGCCACGCCTGTAAACTCCTCCAGCAAACTTTTTCTTTTCCCGGGTGGACCGAAAGGGATACCGGGGTGGGTGTAGGGGGGCGGGACGGGACAGGATAGGAGGATCTTTTAGGAGAGGAGAATCTAGACCAGGTGCGAATTCTCTGAACCGCCTCCCCGTAGCTGCAGGGGCACGCTATGCTCCGCGCACCTGCCCCCCAGGATCTGTCATTTTCTCAGGGCCTTTGGGGTCTTGCCCAGGAGAATTAAGAACTagcggagctggagagatagcacagtggtagggtgtttgcctagcaaacaGACGATCCagcaaggacggtggttcaaatccctagcatcccatagagtctccagtacttgctaggagcgatttctgagcatagagccaggagtaacccctgagcgccgccgggtgtggcccaaaaacttaaaaagaaaaaaaaatgaattaagaactAGCATTGAGCAAGTTGAGCATAGGAATCAGGGAAGAGAGGGGCAGTTAAGATTTAAGAGTGGCTTCTCCGCGTCGGGGCAGACTAGACCTTTGAATGCATTTGACCCTGCGGGTCTGCCAGTCTGGCAGAATAGGGTATAGACCGAGAAGACCTCGCAAGCCCCTCCATCACACACCCCATTAATTCTGATTTACCCCCGCGCACATCACGGGTATTGGTTCACTTGTTCCGGGCATCTCTGCCCTCCCGTCCTGGCGCACGAGGGACGCGCACGAACATTGGGACAGTTTCAGGGGAAGGGAAACAGGTGCGTGGCTGAACTTGAGCCCACGAGTCCCGGAGAAGTCTCCCCCTTCGAGGGATGGCACATGGGAGGGGGAAGATCTTGTCTGAGAATGACCTCTCGGTCTTGTCTTGGCTCTATCCGCAGCTGGCTCCGACGCCAGTCAGGTACCCAACGGCAAAAGGATGCGGACGGCATTCACCAGCACGCAGCT is a window from the Suncus etruscus isolate mSunEtr1 chromosome 16, mSunEtr1.pri.cur, whole genome shotgun sequence genome containing:
- the GSX2 gene encoding GS homeobox 2 — protein: MSRSFYVDSLIIKDSSRPAPALSEPHSGPDFFIPLGVPSPLLMSVSGGPGCPSRKSGAFCVCPLCVTSHLHAARAPTGAGGSGGAGPGSGGPAGGGAPGGAGTLPLLKAPFPSGPGDAPLCARVSHAHHHHPPPPHLHHHHHHHAPQQPGSAAAAAAAAAALGHPQHHAPVCAATAYNVADPRRFHCLSMAGSDASQVPNGKRMRTAFTSTQLLELEREFSSNMYLSRLRRIEIATYLNLSEKQVKIWFQNRRVKHKKEGKGAQRSSHSGCKCVGGQAHYARSEDEDSLSPASTNDDKEISPL